GGCGAAGGCGACTTTCTGGTCTGTAACTGACACTGAGGCGCGAAAGCGTGGGGAGCAAACAGGATTAGATACCCTGGTAGTCCACGCCGTAAACGATGAGTGCTAAGTGTTAGAGGGTTTCCGCCCTTTAGTGCTGCAGCTAACGCATTAAGCACTCCGCCTGGGGAGTACGGCCGCAAGGCTGAAACTCAAAGGAATTGACGGGGGCCCGCACAAGCGGTGGAGCATGTGGTTTAATTCGAAGCAACGCGAAGAACCTTACCAGGTCTTGACATCCTCTGACAACCCTAGAGATAGGGCTTTCCCCTTCGGGGGACAGAGTGACAGGTGGTGCATGGTTGTCGTCAGCTCGTGTCGTGAGATGTTGGGTTAAGTCCCGCAACGAGCGCAACCCTTGATCTTAGTTGCCAGCATTCAGTTGGGCACTCTAAGGTGACTGCCGGTGACAAACCGGAGGAAGGTGGGGATGACGTCAAATCATCATGCCCCTTATGACCTGGGCTACACACGTGCTACAATGGATGGTACAAAGGGCTGCAAACCTGCGAAGGTAAGCGAATCCCATAAAGCCATTCTCAGTTCGGATTGCAGGCTGCAACTCGCCTGCATGAAGCCGGAATCGCTAGTAATCGCGGATCAGCATGCCGCGGTGAATACGTTCCCGGGCCTTGTACACACCGCCCGTCACACCACGAGAGTTTGTAACACCCGAAGTCGGTGAGGTAACCTTCATGGAGCCAGCCGCCTAAGGTGGGACAGATGATTGGGGTGAAGTCGTAACAAGGTAGCCGTATCGGAAGGTGCGGCTGGATCACCTCCTTTCTAAGGATAATTACGAGAGCGCTTTTGTTTTGTTCAGTTTTGAATGAGTAATTCATTCAAATAGGAAAGACAAGCATCACGATGTGATGACATTCTTTCTGCATTGTTCCTTGAAAACTAGATAATAGATAGAAGGCAATTAATTTTTTTCAAAGCATCTGTAAGATCTTTTTTAACGGTTAAGTTAGAAAGGGCGCACGGTGGATGCCTTGGCACTAGGAGCCGATGAAGGACGGGACTAACACCGATATGCTTCGGGGAGCTGTAAGTAAGCTTTGATCCGGAGATTTCCGAATGGGGAAACCCACTGTTCGTAATGGAACAGTATCTTTACCTGAATACATAGGGTACTGAAGGCAGACCCGGGGAACTGAAACATCTAAGTACCCGGAGGAAGAGAAAGCAAACGCGATTTCCTGAGTAGCGGCGAGCGAAACGGAATTAGCCCAAACCAAGAGGCTTGCCTCTTGGGGTTGTAGGACACTCAACATGGAGTTACAAAGGAACGGGGTAAATGAAGCGACCTGGAAAGGTCCGTCGAAGAAGGTAAAAACCCTGTAGTTGAAACTTCGTTCCCTCCTGAGTGGATCCTGAGTACGGCGGGACACGAGAAATCCCGTCGGAAGCAGGGAGGACCATCTCCCAAGGCTAAATACTCCCTAGTGACCGATAGTGAACCAGTACCGTGAGGGAAAGGTGAAAAGCACCCCGGAAGGGGAGTGAAATAGATCCTGAAACCGTGTGCCTACAAGTAGTCAAAGCCCGTTAATGGGTAATGGCGTGCCTTTTGTAGAATGAACCGGCGAGTTACGATTTCATGCGAGGTTAAGTTGATGAGACGGAGCCGCAGCGAAAGCGAGTCTGAATAGGGCGAATGAGTATGAGGTCGTAGACCCGAAACCAGGTGATCTACCCATGTCCAGGGTGAAGTTCAGGTAACACTGAATGGAGGCCCGAACCCACGCACGTTGAAAAGTGCGGGGATGAGGTGTGGGTAGCGGAGAAATTCCAATCGAACCTGGAGATAGCTGGTTCTCTCCGAAATAGCTTTAGGGCTAGCCTCAAGATGAGAGTATTGGAGGTAGAGCACTGATTGGACTAGGGGCCCCCAACGGGTTACCGAATTCAGTCAAACTCCGAATGCCAAATACTTATTCTTGGGAGTCAGACTGCGAGTGATAAGATCCGTAGTCGAAAGGGAAACAGCCCAGACCACCAGCTAAGGTCCCAAAGTATACGTTAAGTGGAAAAGGATGTGGAGTTGCTTAGACAACCAGGATGTTGGCTTAGAAGCAGCCACCATTTAAAGAGTGCGTAATAGCTCACTGGTCGAGTGACTCCGCGCCGAAAATGTACCGGGGCTAAACGTATCACCGAAGCTGTGGATTGACACCATTGGGTGTCAGTGGTAGGAGAGCGTTCTAAGGGCGTTGAAGTCAGACCGGAAGGACTGGTGGAGCGCTTAGAAGTGAGAATGCCGGTATGAGTAGCGAAAGAAGGGTGAGAATCCCTTCCACCGAATGCCTAAGGTTTCCTGAGGAAGGCTCGTCCGCTCAGGGTTAGTCGGGACCTAAGCCGAGGCCGAAAGGCGTAGGCGATGGACAACAGGTTGATATTCCTGTACCACCTATACATCGTTTGAACGATGGGGGACGCAGAAGGATAGGGTAAGCGCGCTGTTGGATATGCGCGTCCAAGCAGTTAGGCCGGAAACGAGGCAAATCCCGTTTCCATTAAGGCGGAGCTGTGATGGCGAGGGAAATATAGTACCGAAGTTCCTGATTCCACGCTGCCAAGAAAAGCCTCTAGTGAGATGTAAGGTGCCCGTACCGCAAACCGACACAGGTAGGCGAGGAGAGAATCCTAAGGTGTGCGAGAGAACTCTCGTTAAGGAACTCGGCAAAATGACCCCGTAACTTCGGGAGAAGGGGTGCTTTTTAGGGTGAATAGCCCAGAAAAGCCGCAGTGAATAGGCCCAGGCGACTGTTTAGCAAAAACACAGGTCTCTGCGAAGCCGCAAGGCGAAGTATAGGGGCTGACACCTGCCCGGTGCTGGAAGGTTAAGGGGAGAGGTTAGCGCAAGCGAAGCTTTGAACCGAAGCCCCAGTAAACGGCGGCCGTAACTATAACGGTCCTAAGGTAGCGAAATTCCTTGTCGGGTAAGTTCCGACCCGCACGAAAGGTGTAACGATCTGGGCACTGTCTCAACGAGAGACTCGGTGAAATTATAGTACCTGTGAAGATGCAGGTTACCCGCGACAGGACGGAAAGACCCCGTGGAGCTTTACTGCAGCCTGATATTGAATTTTGGTACAGCTTGTACAGGATAGGTAGGAGCCTGGGAAGCCGGAGCGCTAGCTTCGGTGGAGGCGTTGGTGGGATACTACCCTGGCTGTATTGAAATTCTAACCCGCGCCCCTTATCGGGGTGGGAGACAGTGTCAGGTGGGCAGTTTGACTGGGGCGGTCGCCTCCTAAAGAGTAACGGAGGCGCCCAAAGGTTCCCTCAGAATGGTTGGAAATCATTCGTAGAGTGTAAAGGCACAAGGGAGCTTGACTGCGAGACCTACAAGTCGAGCAGGGACGAAAGTCGGGCTTAGTGATCCGGTGGTTCCGCATGGAAGGGCCATCGCTCAACGGATAAAAGCTACCCCGGGGATAACAGGCTTATCTCCCCCAAGAGTCCACATCGACGGGGAGGTTTGGCACCTCGATGTCGGCTCATCGCATCCTGGGGCTGTAGTCGGTCCCAAGGGTTGGGCTGTTCGCCCATTAAAGCGGTACGCGAGCTGGGTTCAGAACGTCGTGAGACAGTTCGGTCCCTATCCGTCGCGGGCGCAGGAAATTTGAGAGGAGCTGTCCTTAGTACGAGAGGACCGGGATGGACGCACCGCTGGTGTACCAGTTGTCTTGCCAAAGGCATAGCTGGGTAGCTACGTGCGGACGGGATAAGTGCTGAAAGCATCTAAGCATGAAGCCCCCCTCAAGATGAGATTTCCCATGGCGCAAGCTAGTAAGATCCCTGAAAGATGATCAGGTTGATAGGTCAGAGGTGGAAGCGTGGCGACATGTGGAGCTGACTGATACTAATAGATCGAGGACTTAACCAACGCTTTAAAAAAAATGAAATACCTTCTTATTATCTAGTTTTGAAGGAACAACGTTCCTTACATGTTTGGTGGCGATAGCGAAGAGGTCACACCCGTTCCCATTCCGAACACGGCAGTTAAGCTCTTCAGCGCCGATGGTAGTTGGGGGTTTCCCCCTGTGAGAGTAGGACGCCGCCAAGCCATTTCAAAGATCAGCCATCCGGCTGGTCTTTTTTTGTATAGATAAACTTTCAGCTATCAGGGAGAAGTGAGGTGGTTTAACATCTAGTTCAACCTGTAGAGTAATTTAAACGGCCTGAAACGAGAAATGGTTAAACCCGCAGACTATTAATTTCGACCTATCGTAAACACTTGAATTGAAATAATTCATGAGAGCAAGTTACGAATATGTACCGATCATGGAGCAATGGTTAATTTCATGAATCAGGCTATAGTAATTCAGAGGGAGAGAAGGGTAGGATAAATAAAGGGGATGCATAATTTATAAGCGGAGGACTTTAACGGAAGACAGAGATATCATAATCTGAGGCAATAGTGGATTTCTATTATGATGAAATCGGTTTTATTGAGATGTATTCTTGTCTTTATTTGTTCCTTTCATTATACTAGGAAGAATTTATTGTTGATGAAGAACTTACTTAATATTGATAATAATGCAAGTTGATTGCTAAGGAAGAAAACAGACAAAATAGAATTATGGAAGGGGTCGGTATTGTGAGTAAAAAGGGTAAGGAAAGGTTTGAAGTCATCGAGGGCGAGTCGATCGATGCATGTTTAGATCGGATTAAAGCGGCAGGATACTTTCCTGTAAGGCGAACGGAGGAGCCAATCTTTGCCGAGAGAATTGAAAATGGCAAAGTCCAATATGTGCCAGTTGATCGGAAAATTGTATTCGAAGCAAAATTAATTGAGTAAAACACGAACGATTAATTAATATGATGTGAAAATATTCGATTTTAACTTGACATTAAAATGACCGGAAGGTAATATGAAGTTACATTAATACATCTCATATAATCATGGGGATATGGCCCAAAAGTTTCTACCTGATGACCGTAAATCATCGGACTATGAGAAAAGCATCTGACTATTTCGGAAACTAGCCAAGTCTTTTTGCACTTTTTCAAAAAGGCTTTCTTTTCCGGACAGGTTGCTTTCTCGATGAGGAAGCAACCTGTCCGTTTTTTTATTTACATGTTATAGATAATGATAAGCGTCCGTCTACATACTCGGGACGCCATAATATGAGTGTTGGAGGGAAAGATGATATGAAACCGCAAGTTGGGGTTATTATGGGAAGTGTCTCGGATTGGGAAACGATGAAATACGCTTGTGAATCATTGGAACAGCTTGAGATTCCCTATGAAAAAAGAGTCGTTTCCGCCCACCGGACGCCGGATTTACTATTTGAATATGCAGAGAGTGCAAAAGAGAGAGATATTAAAGTGATTATTGCCGGTGCAGGCGGGGCTGCACATCTTCCAGGTATGACCGCCGCTAAAACGATTGTCCCTGTGATAGGCGTTCCAATACAGTCGAAGGCATTAAATGGGATGGATTCGTTATTATCGATTGTTCAAATGCCTGGTGGCGTACCGGTTGCAACGGTCGCGATCGGAAAAGCGGGCGCAGTCAATGCCGGTTTGTTTGCGGCTCAAATATTAGCAGCTTTTGATTCTGACATTGCTGATAGGTTAGAGGCTTTACGAAACGAAACCAGAGAAAAGGTGTTACAGAGCAGTGAACAACTTAAATAATACAGTCATTTTACCGGGACAGACCATTGGAATAATTGGCGGTGGGCAATTGGGCAGGATGATGGCCCTATCGGCTAAGGCATCGGGCTTTAAAATTGCGGTCCTTGAGCCGACTGCAGAAGGTCCATGTGCTCAAGTGGCGGATATAGAAATCACTGGTGCTTATGATGATATCGAAGCATTGAAAAGATTAGCTGAGGTCAGTGATGTCATAACTTACGAGTTTGAAAATATCAGTTCAGCAGCCTTGGATTGGTTAAAGCAACATGCATATCTTCCACAGGGCTCAGAATTATTAAAGCTGACACAGGATAGATTGACGGAAAAAAAATCCATATCTGATGCAGGTGCTTCCGTTGCTCCATATCAGGAAATACAGGAAATTTCAGAAATTTACCTTCATATAGAGAAAATAGGGTACCCTAGTGTGTTAAAAACGACGCGGGGCGGTTATGATGGAAAAGGGCAGTTGGTCATTAAGGAAGAAGCCGATATCAAAAAGGCTGAATCCCTGCTCAAAACAGGTAAATGTGTGCTGGAAGCCTGGATTCCTTTCGTAAAGGAAATCTCCATTATCGTGACGCGCAAGGCAAATGGCGAGGTAAGTCATTTTCCGATTGCGGAAAACATTCATATTGAAAACATTCTTCATAAAAGTATTGTTCCCGCCCGTATTAGTCAACAAGCTGAACGGAAAGCTATTAATGAAGCTTTGCAGCTTGCAGAGAAACTTGATTTGGTGGGGACATTGGCAGTCGAGATGTTTTTAACCGCTCAGGATGAGATCATCATTAATGAATTAGCTCCAAGACCTCATAACTCAGGCCATTATACAATGGAAGCATGTGAGACTTCACAGTTCGAGCAGCATATTAGGGCTGTCTGCAATTGGCCGCTCGGAAATACGGAGTTATTGAAGCCTGTGGTAATGATAAACATCCTTGGTGAGCATATCGGGCCCTTAATGGATGAAATTCCGACGCTTTCAGATTGGAAGGTCCACCTATACGGTAAGAAAGAAGCCAAGCTTAAGCGGAAAATGGGTCATGTGAATATTTTACGTCCAACGATCGAGGAAGCTCTTTTGGAAAGTGATCGAAGCAAAATATGGAATCAACAGGTTGAAACGGAGGAAGTAAAATGATTGAACGTTATACCCGCCCAGAGATGGGAAACATTTGGACAGAAAAGAACCGCTTTAATGCGTGGTTGGAAGTTGAAATCTTAGCTTGTGAAGCATGGTCTGAGCTAGGTGCCATTCCAAAAGAAGATGTGAAGCTTCTTCGTGAAAAGGCCACATTCGATGTGGACCGTATCAATGAAATCGAAAAAGATACACGCCATGATGTTGTTGCTTTTACACGTGCGGTTTCTGAAACGTTGGGTGAAGAACGGAAATGGGTCCATTACGGACTGACTTCCACTGATGTGGTGGATACAGCTCTTTCATATGTGATTAAGCAAGCGAATGAGATCCTTGCCAAGGATTTAAATAACTTCGTGGAGATCCTGAAAAATAAAGCGAAGGAACATAAATACACGGTTCAAATGGGACGTACACATGGAGTTCATGCTGAGCCGACCACTTTTGGGTTGAAATTGGCTCTTTGGTATCAAGAAATGAAACGTAATGTCGAACGTTTTGAAGAAGCAAGAAAGAACATAGAGGTTGGGAAAATCTCTGGAGCTGTCGGAACTTACGCAAACATCGACCCGTTCGTTGAAAAATTTGTTTGTGAAAAGCTTGGTCTTGAAGCAGCGCCAATTTCAACACAAACATTGCAGCGCGATCGCCACGCACATTATATGAGCACATTGGCTTTAATAGCGACATCAATTGAAAAGTTCGCAGTGGAAATTCGCGGCTTGCAAAAAAGTGAAACACGCGAAGTGGAAGAATTCTTTGCAAAAGGACAAAAAGGTTCTTCAGCAATGCCCCATAAACGGAATCCAATCGGTTCTGAAAATATGACGGGCATGGCACGTGTAATCCGCGGTTACATGATGACAGCATATGAGAATGTGCCATTATGGCATGAACGTGACATTTCACATTCTTCTGCTGAGCGCATCATCTTGCCGGATGCAACGATCGCATTAAACTACATGCTGAACCGTTTCAGCAACATAGTGAAGAACTTGACCGTATATCCAGAAAATATGAAACGCAATATGGACCGTACGCTTGGATTGATTTTCTCACAACGTGTACTGCTTTCCCTTATCGATAAAGGACTTGTCCGCGAAGAAGCTTATGATACGGTTCAGCCGAAAGCGATGGAGGCATGGGAGCTTCAAGTTCCATTCCGAAGCTTGATCGAAAAGGATGATAAAATCACAAGCTTGCTTACGAAAGAAGAACTTGATGATTGTTTCGATCCTACACATCACCTGAAAAATGTTGATGTAATCTTTGATCGTTTAGGTTTATAAAAAGTGAAGGCGGCAAACATGGCACCTCCAAACGGTGATATGTTTGCCAAGCCTGACCAATGGCAGGAAAATTCATAATATTCACAATGTGGGGGTCTGGACAGATGGAAAAACGAGAATTGTTGTATGAAGGAAAAGCGAAACAGATTTTTGCAACGGACAACAGTGAAATAGTATGGGTGGAATACAAGGATTCGGCAACAGCGTTCAATGGTGAGAAGAAGTCGGAGATTGCCGGAAAAGGTAAGTTGAATAATCAAATTACTAGCTTACTATTTTCAAAGCTTGCCCAAGAAAATATCCCGTCCCATTTTATTGAAATGCTTTCCGACCGGGAGCAGCTAGTAAAGAGGGTATCCATCATTCCGCTTGAAGTCGTTGTCAGAAATACGGCTGCCGGCAGTTTTTCTAAAAGGACTGGCATTGAAGAAGGCAAGCCGCTAAAGAAAACGCTGATTGAGTTTTACTATAAAGATGACGAACTCGGCGATCCTCTGTTAACGGAAGACCATATTGAAGAATTGGAACTTGCAAGCAAGGAAGATGTAGCGATTTTAAAAGAAAAAGCACAAGAAATCAGTATTGTCTTAACTTCCTTCTTTAAAGAGTTGGACATTAAATTGATTGATTTTAAATTAGAGTTCGGTAAAACCCCGAATGGAGACATTTTGCTGGCAGACGAAATTTCACCTGATACTTGCCGATTATGGGATATTAATACGAACGAAAAGTTAGACAAAGATGTATTCCGCCGTGATTTAGGAAGTTTAACAGATGCTTACGAAAAAATACTAGCAAAGTTGGAGGGCACTCAACATGTATAAGGTTAAGGTATATATCACACTACGCGAAAGTGTACTAGATCCACAGGGAGCAGCAGTGCAACAATCACTTCATAGTTTGACTTATAACGAAGTTAGCGATGTTCGAGTGGGGAAATACATTGAACTTACAATTAAAGATACGGATCGTGATTTAGATCAACTTGTGAAGGAAATGTGTGAAAAACTATTGGCCAATACGGTAATTGAAGCTTACCGTTATGATGTTGAGGAGGTTATCACCCAATGAAATTTGCTGTCATAGTTTTCCCTGGTTCCAATTGTGATGTCGATATGTACCATGCGATAAAGGATGCACTGGGGGAAGAAGTGGAGTATGTTTGGCACTCTACAGACAATCTAGATCAGTATGATGGGATTCTCCTTCCAGGAGGTTTCTCTTATGGAGACTATTTACGCTCTGGAGCTATTGCACGATTTTCGAATGTAATGGCCGAAGTCGTAAAAGCGGCACAAGCAGGAAAGCCTGTCTTGGGTGTCTGCAATGGTTTTCAGATTTTACTTGAAGTAGGACTTTTACCTGGAGCGATGCGCCGTAATGAAGGCTTGAAATTCATTTGCCGCAATGTAGGACTGAAGGTTGAAAATAATCAATCGATGTTCACGACAGGATATGAATTAAATGAAACGATTACGATCCCGGTTGCCCATGGTGAAGGGAATTACTACTGCGATAATGAGACATTGGCTGAATTAAAACGAAATAACCGCATCTTGTTCACGTATGATGGTGAAAATCCAAACGGAAGCTTGGAACAGATAGCGGGGATTACAAATGAACAAGGAAATGTCCTCGGAATGATGCCTCATCCCGAACGTGCTGTTGATTCGCTGCTTGGCAGTAAAGACGGCTTAAAGATTTTTCAATCCATCGTAAAAAACTGGAGGGAATCACATGTTATTACAGCTTGAACCAAGTCCGGAAAAAATTAAATCGGATCGTTTGTACGCAACTATGGGACTATCCGATGATGAATTTGCAATGGTGGAGAAAATCTTAGGCAGACTGCCGAATTATACGGAAACTGGATTGTTTTCGGTAATGTGGTCAGAGCATTGTTCCTACAAAAATTCGAAACCCATCTTAAGGAAGTTCCCGATTACAGGGGAGAAAGTGCTGCAAGGTCCTGGTGAAGGAGCAGGTATCGTTGATATCGGTGACGATCAGGCTGTCGTTTTTAAAATTGAAAGTCATAACCACCCTTCGGCAATAGAACCTTATCAAGGTGCTGCTACTGGTGTCGGCGGAATTATCCGTGATGTCTTCTCCATGGGTGCCCGTCCAATTGCGATGCTGAACTCGCTTCGCTTTGGTGAGTTAGATAATGATCGCGTGAAATATTTATTTAAAGAAGTGGTTGCCGGGATTGCGGGATACGGGAATTGTATCGGAATTCCAACTGTCGGCGGAGAAATTCAATTTGATCCATCGTATGAAGGGAATCCTCTAGTCAATGCCATGTGTGTAGGTTTGATCGATCATAAGGACATTAAAAAGGGCCAAGCGCATGGAGTGGGCAACACGGTGATGTATGTGGGTGCCAAAACTGGACGTGATGGAATCCATGGAGCAACTTTTGCATCTGAAGAGCTTTCAGAGTCTTCAGAAGAAAAACGGCCTGCCGTACAAGTAGGCGATCCATTCATGGAGAAACTGCTTTTGGAAGCATGCCTTGAATTGATTCAAAATGATGCCCTTGTCGGTATT
This sequence is a window from Brevibacillus sp. JNUCC-41. Protein-coding genes within it:
- a CDS encoding NETI motif-containing protein — translated: MSKKGKERFEVIEGESIDACLDRIKAAGYFPVRRTEEPIFAERIENGKVQYVPVDRKIVFEAKLIE
- the purE gene encoding 5-(carboxyamino)imidazole ribonucleotide mutase, with translation MKPQVGVIMGSVSDWETMKYACESLEQLEIPYEKRVVSAHRTPDLLFEYAESAKERDIKVIIAGAGGAAHLPGMTAAKTIVPVIGVPIQSKALNGMDSLLSIVQMPGGVPVATVAIGKAGAVNAGLFAAQILAAFDSDIADRLEALRNETREKVLQSSEQLK
- the purK gene encoding 5-(carboxyamino)imidazole ribonucleotide synthase; protein product: MNNLNNTVILPGQTIGIIGGGQLGRMMALSAKASGFKIAVLEPTAEGPCAQVADIEITGAYDDIEALKRLAEVSDVITYEFENISSAALDWLKQHAYLPQGSELLKLTQDRLTEKKSISDAGASVAPYQEIQEISEIYLHIEKIGYPSVLKTTRGGYDGKGQLVIKEEADIKKAESLLKTGKCVLEAWIPFVKEISIIVTRKANGEVSHFPIAENIHIENILHKSIVPARISQQAERKAINEALQLAEKLDLVGTLAVEMFLTAQDEIIINELAPRPHNSGHYTMEACETSQFEQHIRAVCNWPLGNTELLKPVVMINILGEHIGPLMDEIPTLSDWKVHLYGKKEAKLKRKMGHVNILRPTIEEALLESDRSKIWNQQVETEEVK
- the purB gene encoding adenylosuccinate lyase, which codes for MIERYTRPEMGNIWTEKNRFNAWLEVEILACEAWSELGAIPKEDVKLLREKATFDVDRINEIEKDTRHDVVAFTRAVSETLGEERKWVHYGLTSTDVVDTALSYVIKQANEILAKDLNNFVEILKNKAKEHKYTVQMGRTHGVHAEPTTFGLKLALWYQEMKRNVERFEEARKNIEVGKISGAVGTYANIDPFVEKFVCEKLGLEAAPISTQTLQRDRHAHYMSTLALIATSIEKFAVEIRGLQKSETREVEEFFAKGQKGSSAMPHKRNPIGSENMTGMARVIRGYMMTAYENVPLWHERDISHSSAERIILPDATIALNYMLNRFSNIVKNLTVYPENMKRNMDRTLGLIFSQRVLLSLIDKGLVREEAYDTVQPKAMEAWELQVPFRSLIEKDDKITSLLTKEELDDCFDPTHHLKNVDVIFDRLGL
- the purC gene encoding phosphoribosylaminoimidazolesuccinocarboxamide synthase; the protein is MEKRELLYEGKAKQIFATDNSEIVWVEYKDSATAFNGEKKSEIAGKGKLNNQITSLLFSKLAQENIPSHFIEMLSDREQLVKRVSIIPLEVVVRNTAAGSFSKRTGIEEGKPLKKTLIEFYYKDDELGDPLLTEDHIEELELASKEDVAILKEKAQEISIVLTSFFKELDIKLIDFKLEFGKTPNGDILLADEISPDTCRLWDINTNEKLDKDVFRRDLGSLTDAYEKILAKLEGTQHV
- the purS gene encoding phosphoribosylformylglycinamidine synthase subunit PurS gives rise to the protein MYKVKVYITLRESVLDPQGAAVQQSLHSLTYNEVSDVRVGKYIELTIKDTDRDLDQLVKEMCEKLLANTVIEAYRYDVEEVITQ
- the purQ gene encoding phosphoribosylformylglycinamidine synthase subunit PurQ yields the protein MKFAVIVFPGSNCDVDMYHAIKDALGEEVEYVWHSTDNLDQYDGILLPGGFSYGDYLRSGAIARFSNVMAEVVKAAQAGKPVLGVCNGFQILLEVGLLPGAMRRNEGLKFICRNVGLKVENNQSMFTTGYELNETITIPVAHGEGNYYCDNETLAELKRNNRILFTYDGENPNGSLEQIAGITNEQGNVLGMMPHPERAVDSLLGSKDGLKIFQSIVKNWRESHVITA